A region of the Oceanihabitans sp. IOP_32 genome:
AAAGACACTTATAAAACCATAGACACCGCCACCGAAGCAGTGTTATTCAAGGATAAAAACAGTAAGTTTTTTGGTTACGCATACCCCATATCTTCTGAGGATGATGTCAAGGACCATATTAAAGACTTAAAAAAAGAACATCATGCGGCTCGACACTGGTGTTATGCCTACCAAATTGGCACCGAAGATCTCATTTATCGCGCCAATGATGATGGTGAGCCCAATAATTCGGCAGGAATGCCTATTTACGGCCAAATACAATCCTTTGATGTTACCAATATATTAATTGTGGTTGTGCGCTATTTTGGTGGCGTTAAATTAGGAGTTGGGGGTTTAATTAATGCTTATAAAACCACAGCGCAACTAAGCCTAGAATCCGCAAAGATTTTAACAAAAACGATTAATATAGAATATCTTATCCAGTTCGATTATAAAAACATGAATACGGTCATGCGTATTATAAAAGAAAAAAATCTCAATATCACGAATCAGAAATTAGAACTGGACTGCCAAATTACCATATCTGTAAGAAAAAATGACGCAAAACAGATTTTTGAGATTTTCGACAGCCTATTTGAAATTACCATTAAAAAAATTTAGTTTATTATTTTAAAGCTTCTAAAAGATATTTTGGAGCCATTGTAGGGCGATTTGTTTTTGTGTCAATAAACACCAAAGTCGTTTCGGCAGTTGTTAAGATTTCGCCCGCCGTATTGGTAATTTCATACTCGAATTCTATCTTAACCGTAGGCACTTTTTTTAGCTTTGTTTTTACGGTAATTATTTCATCATAACGGGCTGGTTTTTTATAGTTTACATGCAAAGAAACCACTGGCAGCATGATACCACTTTCTTCCATCGACT
Encoded here:
- a CDS encoding IMPACT family protein, producing the protein MTKKDTYKTIDTATEAVLFKDKNSKFFGYAYPISSEDDVKDHIKDLKKEHHAARHWCYAYQIGTEDLIYRANDDGEPNNSAGMPIYGQIQSFDVTNILIVVVRYFGGVKLGVGGLINAYKTTAQLSLESAKILTKTINIEYLIQFDYKNMNTVMRIIKEKNLNITNQKLELDCQITISVRKNDAKQIFEIFDSLFEITIKKI
- a CDS encoding acyl-CoA thioesterase, whose translation is MKIDEIQLRVRYGETDQMGVVYYGNYALYLESGRTEWLRKFGLSYKSMEESGIMLPVVSLHVNYKKPARYDEIITVKTKLKKVPTVKIEFEYEITNTAGEILTTAETTLVFIDTKTNRPTMAPKYLLEALK